In one window of Pagrus major chromosome 12, Pma_NU_1.0 DNA:
- the LOC141006377 gene encoding glycolipid transfer protein-like has translation MSLLLDNQFGELPPDKSVDTKLFLEAVSHLPSFFDCLGSKVFGIIKSDINGNITKIRAVYVQDPEKYVTLQHIVEAEREAHAAEWPKVGATLALMWLKRGLRFIQVLLQSLADGERDENKPNLIRVNVIKAYEQALKKYHGWIVQKIFDAALLAAPYRSNFLKSLSKGEEVTEEDCLANVRLFLVNYSTTVDAIYEMYTNLNAELDYTV, from the exons ATGTCTCTTCTACTGGATAACCAATTCGGAGAGCTGCCTCCCGACAAGTCGGTGGACACGAAGTTGTTCCTGGAGGCCGTCTCTCACCTGCCGTCGTTCTTCG ACTGCTTGGGATCAAAAGTGTTTGGAATCATCAAATCAGACATTAATGGCAATATAACG AAAATTAGAGCTGTATATGTTCAGGATCCTGAGAAGTACGTCACCCTGCAGCACATAGTGGAGGCCGAGCGAGAAGCCCATGCAGCAGAATGGCCTAAAGTTGGAGCAACACTGGCTCTGATGTGGCTGAAAAG GGGTCTCCGTTTCATACAGGTCCTTCTGCAGAGTCTggcagatggagagagggatgagaaCAAACCAAACCTCATTCGAGTGAATGTCATCAAAGCCTACGAGCAGGCGCTGAAGAAATACCACGGCTGGATTGTTCAGAAGATTTTCGAT GCAGCGTTACTTGCAGCTCCCTACAGATCAAACTTTCTCAAGTCTCTGTCAAAAGGAGAGGAAGTGACAGAGGAGGACTGTCTGGCAAATGTGCGGCTCTTCCTGGTTAATTACTCGACCACTGTGGACGCCATCTATGAGATGTACACAAACCTGAACGCAGAGCTGGACTACACTGTTTGA
- the LOC141006453 gene encoding protein FAM222A-like — MLACIQRRQNLSSQRLACTPKSLDVPPPPLLLSVPPLQPCTHKGEPASMISRYPSPAELDAFAQKTANSPLSIKIFPSDVRVPQHKQLNKMVNGLDTTGARYSPYSHPYSGGYQGLLAVIKASVVVKGVVKNSEGRRTKHANSQTSVAPYNNPVNNGYTVRHGHKAYHISSCKPPDVPIETHCSRAGMASGDQSQAPQSELAEVQSLMRQMSRVPHSQALQLGGEARASPSLQAVAAVAHPDSDFVPGVPPHSSLAFTGAVIPTQSADIAKAGYLEKGDYTVWRQQQHQPYQQGAVRMYSVSNGAQGHRAAEAGQPPETCLPLSCSSQLTYRPHPGQERVGSSSLNRAAMQGELPVGQYFAPLWDGVVATPNSDCYTSQVLATGTCAARPRDLGLSHPHPHLHPNRHQHHHHPQQHQPQLHPPLPPHAQAYSTDQNLCCGLSSSSLCHAAVLSSSLQSLECLISEIHPPCIKERMLGRGYEAMGMPQLLEHHQQAHIQLPVYR; from the coding sequence GCGAGCCAGCCTCCATGATTTCTCGGTACCCGTCTCCCGCAGAGTTGGATGCTTTTGCCCAGAAGACCGCCAACAGCCCGCTGTCCATCAAAATCTTTCCATCTGACGTCCGGGTCCCACAACATaaacagctcaacaaaatgGTCAACGGCTTGGACACCACAGGCGCACGCTACAGCCCCTATTCACACCCGTACTCAGGAGGCTACCAGGGTTTGTTGGCCGTCATCAAAGCCTCTGTAGTGGTCAAAGGTGTGGTGAAGAACTCCGAGGGCAGGAGGACTAAACATGCAAACAGTCAGACTTCTGTGGCACCATACAATAATCCTGTGAATAATGGCTACACAGTCAGACACGGGCATAAGGCCTATCATATAAGCTCATGTAAGCCCCCTGATGTTCCCATTGAGACACATTGTTCTAGAGCAGGGATGGCCTCTGGAGACCAGAGCCAGGCCCCCCAGTCTGAGCTGGCAGAGGTTCAAAGCCTGATGAGGCAGATGAGCAGAGTTCCCCACAGCCAGGCCCTGCAGCTGGGGGGAGAAGCTCGAGCCAGCCCCTCTCTGCAGGCTGTGGCTGCAGTGGCACATCCAGACTCAGACTTTGTCCCGGGAGTGCCGCCCCACAGCAGTCTGGCATTCACGGGGGCAGTAATACCTACGCAGAGTGCAGACATAGCCAAAGCTGGGTACTTGGAGAAAGGAGACTACACAGtgtggcggcagcagcagcatcagcccTATCAGCAGGGAGCAGTGAGGATGTATAGTGTGAGTAACGGCGCTCAGgggcacagagcagcagaggctggCCAGCCTCCTGAAACCTGCCTCCCATTGAGCTGCTCCTCGCAGCTGACATATAGGCCGCATCCTGGGCAGGAACGAGTCGGAAGCTCCTCTCTTAACCGTGCCGCCATGCAGGGGGAGCTCCCTGTCGGACAGTACTTCGCTCCTCTGTGGGACGGCGTCGTGGCCACCCCTAATAGCGACTGTTATACTTCTCAGGTGCTGGCAACGGGTACATGCGCAGCCAGGCCTAGGGACCTGGGGCTCTCCCATCCCCATCCCCACCTCCACCCAAACcgccaccaacaccaccaccacccacagCAACACCAGCCACAGCTCCACCCGCCTCTCCCTCCTCATGCCCAGGCCTACAGCACAGACCAAAACCTCTGTTGTGGGCTGTCTAGTTCTAGCCTGTGCCACGCTGCAGTActcagcagcagcctgcagtcTCTGGAGTGCCTCATCAGTGAGATCCACCCTCCCTGCATCAAAGAGCGCATGCTGGGCCGTGGGTACGAAGCCATGGGGATGCCTCAGCTGCTGGAGCACCACCAGCAAGCCCACATCCAGCTCCCTGTCTATAGATAA